In Rattus norvegicus strain BN/NHsdMcwi chromosome 1, GRCr8, whole genome shotgun sequence, a genomic segment contains:
- the Dpcd gene encoding protein DPCD isoform 2 (isoform 2 is encoded by transcript variant 2), with protein sequence MPWEPWASGSSKWENQCPQELGAWDPSSSRKPIFMRKDTKTSFQWRIRNLPYPKDVYSVSVAQKERCVIVRTTNKKYYKKFSIPDLDRHQLPLEDSALSFAHANCTLIISYQKPKEVMAAESELQKELKKVKTAHSSDGDCKTQ encoded by the exons ATGCCCTGGGAGCCTTGGGCCAGTGGCAGCTCGAAGTGGGAGAACCAATGCcctcaggagctgggagcctgggATCCGAGCTCATCAAGGAAA CCCATCTTCATGCGCAAGGACACCAAAACAAGTTTCCAGTGGCGGATTCGAAATCTCCCCTACCCAAAGGATGTCTACAGTGTGTCAGTGGCCCAGAAGGAGCGCTGTGTCATTGTTAGAACGACAAACAAAAA GTACTACAAGAAGTTCTCCATTCCTGACTTAGACAGACACCAGCTTCCTCTGGAAGATTCTGCACTGAGCTTTGCTCACGCCAACTGCACCCTGATAATCTCC TATCAGAAGCCAAAGGAGGTCATGGCAGCTGAATCAGAGCTACAGAAGGAGTTAAAGAAGGTAAAGACAGCGCACAGCAGTGATGGGGACTGCAAGACGCAGTAG